Below is a genomic region from Actinomadura sp. NAK00032.
TATGGAAATTAGCATACTAATTCCTTATTTTGATATCTCAACGGATGGCGCGGGCGGCCCCGGAGACTGCGAGGGACAGGCCCGCGCGCCCACGTCCACGTGTGGCCGTGGGCGGCGAGCAATACGACGGCCTCGACCAGAACCCAACGGGCTACCGCAGCCGGATCATCATGGTTCCGCACGCCACCTCGCGCAGGGCAGGACCTCGATTCCCCGGCTGGGGAAGACGGTGTCCATGAAGAAGTCGTTCATCACCGGATCGCCGTCGGCGCAGCCGTCCCGCAGGACGGCCAGCCGGTAGCCGCGGTCCGCGGCGTCATAGCACGTGGCGGCAACCATCGCGCTGGTCGCCACCCCTGCGATCGCAAGCCTGTCGACACCTCTCGCCCGGAGCACGAGGTCAAGGTCCGTGCCAGCGAACGCGCTGGCACGGCGTTTCAGGATGACGACGTCCTCAGGCGTGACCGGCAGGTCGATCTGGGTTCCGAACGTCCCATCGTGGAAGGCGTCCCCGGCCTCGTAGAAGGAGGTGAGCAGGGCGCTGCCCGGGGGCACGTCGGCCCCGTTCGCCCGGAAGGCGAAGCGCACGAAGACCACGAGCGCACCGGCCGCGCGGGCGCGTGGGAGCAGTTCGGTGAGCGGCGGGACGACGCTCCGGGCGAACGGGTAGCCGCCCGTGATGCCCCGCTGGACGTCACCGATGATCACTGCGTTGGTCATGATCGTCCTCCGTAAAGCCTCTCCATCCGCCGCCCCGCGGTGAACAGGACGCAGATTCCTATGATCATGATGATCGCGATGGTCAGCAGCGCGTAGGTAAAGCTGCCGGTCGCGTCTTCGATGCTCCCGGTGAGGTACGGGCCGGCGAATCCGCTGAGATTGCTGACAGAGTTGATGAGGGCGATTCCCGAGGCCGCGGCCGCGCCGGTCAGGCCGATCGCCGGTATACGCCAGAACTGGGGCATCGCGGTCATGAGCCCAGCGACGCTCAGGCAGACCGCCGGGACGAACAGGGCGCCACTTTTGGCGAAGGTCGCCAGGAGCAGCCCCGTCGCGCCAAGGAACATCGGGATGGCCGTGGCCGTGACCGCCGTCATGCGGGCGGCGAAGCGAGCCCAGAGGAGCAGGGTGAGAATGGCCACCGCATACGGGATGGCGGACAGCAGCACGCTGTCGACGTTGCCGGCCCCGGTGCCGTGCCTGATGGACGAGATCATGGTGGGCAGGAAGAACGCCAGCGGGTAGAGGCCGAACGCCAGAGCGGACCACGCGATGGCCATCGCCCACACCCGGCCGCTGGTCAACGCCTCCCCCAGCCCGCTTGGCGCGCCGTGGGCGCGCTGCTCGGCGGCCTCGGCTGCGAGGGTCTCCTCGATGGCGGCTTTCTCCTGGTCATCGAGCCAGCGCGCATCCTGCGGGCGGGCCGGCAAAAAGGCGAGGATCAGGATGCTGACCCCGATCGTCAGGATGCCCTCGACGAGGAACAGCGACCGCCAGCCTGCGATGCCGAACACGTCCTGGCCCCAGGTGATCAGGGCGGCGGCCAGCGGAGCGCCGATGATCGAGGACACCGGGGTCATCAGGAAGAAGCCCGACAGCGCCCAGGAGCGCTGGCGGCGCGGGAACCAGAACGTCAGGTAGAGCAGGATCCCGGCGGCCAGGCCGGCTTCGGCGAACCCGAGCAGGAGCCGCGCGATGTAGAGCGTGGTCGCCGAGTTCACGGCCGCGGTCGCGGCCGTGATCGCACCCCACGTGATCATGATCCGCGCGATCCACCGGCGCGCGCCGAACCGTTTCAGCATCATGTTGCTCGGTACCTCGACCAGGACGTAGCCGATGAAGAACAGTCCGGCGGCCAGGCCGATCTGGCTGCTGTTGAGCCCCAGGTCGTGTGACATCGGTTTGGCGATGTAACCGACGTTGGCGCGGTCGATGTAACTGGCCACGTAGGCCACCCCGATCAGGGGGATGATCCGTATGCCAACCTTGCGCCAGGTGCGGGGCGCGACGGTGTCCGGGACGGTATCGGCGGTCGAAGTCATGCTGGGGGCTCCTACTCCGCGAGCAGGGACGAGGGGTCTGCGGTCCGTGATCGGGCCTGGTCGCGCGACCGGGCGGTCGCGCTGGCGTCGATCGCGTCGCCGGTGATGACGACGCCGTAGTCACGCTGGGCGCCCCGGCGGGTCACCTTGCCGTCGAGGACGTCTTCGAGGACGCGCTCGGGAGCGCGCTCGAAGGGGCTGCCGTGTCCGCCGCCGCCGGCGGTCACGTGCCGGTGGCGGGTGCCCGCGGTCATCGCCAGGTGGGGCTTGGACTCAAGGACGCGTTCGCCGGGCCCGCCGAGGTTCAACACGTTGAGCGAGGGCGTGCCCTGCTCTCCGCCGGCCAGCCCGTAGGGCAGGAACTTGCGCCGGTCCGACCTGATCTGCACGGTGACTTCCGGTGTCAGGATCGTCATGTCCCGGAATGTCGCGAGGCCGCCGCGCCAGCGGCCCGCTCCCCCCGAGTCCGGAAGGTAGCCGTAGCCGTCGATGCGGATGTGACCGGAGCGTTCCAGCTCCTCGACGGGGGTGTTGGTCAGGTTGGCGCCCAGCGAGCTGATCCCGTCCACGCCGTCGCGGTCCGGCCGGGCGCCCCACGCTCCGGACAGGGGGTCCCACAGCACGGTGGACTCGCCGTCGGCTCCGACAAGGCCGATCGCGATCCCGTCGGGGCCGCCGTCGCCGGCGGCCGGCACGCGGGAGGGGAACACCGGGGCGAGCGCCCCGAGCACCGCGTCGATGATCCGGAAGCCGACGAGGCCGCGGGCGCCGCGCGCGGCGGGCCGTTGCCCGTTGAGGATCGAGGCCTGCGGGATCACGAAGGTGAATGGCCGGTAGAAGCCGCTGTTGGCCGGGATGTCCGAGGCGAGCACGCCCTGGAGGGCGGCGTAGGCCGCCGAGCGGGTGAACGAGTCCGTCGCGTTGAGGGCGGACTCGACCTGCGGGGAGGAGCCGGTGAAGTCCAGCTCGATCCCGGACTCCGACAGCGTGGCCTTCACCCGGATCGGGATCGGCCCTGAGCCGAGGCCGTCGTCGTCGATGTGGTCGGTGAACTCGTAAGTGCCCGAGACCGCTTCGGCGAGCGCGGCGCGCAGCAGGGTCTCGGAGTAGTCGAGCAGCTCGTCGATGAGGCCTTCGAGCCCTTGGACGCCGTGCCGGGCTGCGAGGGCCCGCAGGCCCTCCGCCCCGGTGTGGCAGGCCGCCAGCTGGGATTCCAGGTCGCCGCGCAGCAGTTCGGGTTCGCGGACGTTGCGCAGGATCAACCGAAGGAACGTCTCGTTCATGACGCCGGCTTCGACCAGGCGCGACGGCGGGATCTGCACTCCCTCGGCGAAAATGCTCTTGGACTGCACGGCCATGGAACCGGCCGCCCAGCCTCCGACATCGGTGTGGTTGACGACCGTGACCGAATAGCCCAGGAGCACTTCTTCCTGGAACACCGGGGAGACCGCGAAGACGTCCGGCAAGTGCATCCCGCCCAGGGACGGGTCGTTGAGCAGGTAGATGTCTCCGGGGCGAACCTGGCCGCCGAACTCCTCGGAGATCGCCTCCATCGCGGCCGGGATGGAGCCCAGGTGCACGGGGAGGGTGTTGGCCTGGGCGATCACCCGGCCCTGGGCGTCGCAGAGGGCGGCGGAGAAGTCCATGCTGGACGCGACCAGCTGTGAGTGCGCCGTCCGCAGGATCGTGATCGCCATCTCGTCGGCGATCCCGGTGACGGCGTTGCGGAAGACCTCGAAGGTCACGGCGTCGCGGATCATGTGGTGCTCCAGGTGATGACGATGTTGCCGATCTGGTCGCGGTGGGCCCGCGCGCCGGGCGGAACAAGGGTGGTGGCGTCCATGTCCTCGATGATCATTGGGCCGTCCACTGGCTCGGCGGCGAGGCCGGACCGCGCCATGACGGGTGTGGACACGGTCTCGGCGAACCGGCATTCGCGGGTGGTGGGCTCGCCGCCCGCCGCGGCGGGCAGGCTCAGCACGTCCGCGATGGACACCGGGGTTGGCAGCCGGCCGCGTACCCGCAGGTTGACCAGCTCCACCAAGTCGTCGGTGCCGGCCCGGCCGTAGGTGCGCTCGTGCTCGGCGTGGAACCGGGCCCGCACCTCGGCGAGCAGGTCGTCGGTGACGTCGCCGTCCGGCACCTGGATGCGCAGTTCGAACCGCTGGCCCCGGTAGCGGACGTCCAGGAGCCGGTCCACGACGGCGCCCGTTCCCAGTTCCGCGCTCACCTTCGCGGTGAGCCGCTCAAACTCCTCGGCGAGCACGCTCACCTCGACGAACTCTGGCCGGTACGGGGTGAGTTCGTGGCGCTCGGTGTCGGCGACGAGCAGGCCGATGCTGCTGAACAGGCCCGGGTGGACGGGGATGATCACGGTGGAGATGCCCAGCTCTTGGGCCAGCGCGGCGGCGTAGAGGGGCCCGGCCCCGCCGAAGGCGACCAAGGTGGCCTCGCGCGGGTCGCGGCCGCGCTCACTGGTCACCGCTTTGACCGCGGTCGTCATGCTCGAAACCGCCACCTGGTACGCCCCACGGGCGCTGGCCGCCACGTCGCCGCCGAGCCGCTCGGCGACCACCGACAGTGCCTTGGCCGCCAGGTCGGGGTGGATCGTCACGCGGCCGCCGGCGAGGGCCGTGGGGTTGAGGTAGCCGAGCGTCACGTTGGCGTCGGTCAGAGTGGGCAGCTCACCGCCCTGCCCATAGCAGGCGGGGCCGGGGCGCGCGCCGGCGCTGGCGGGCCCGACGTGCAGCGCGCCCGCCGCGTCGACGGAGATGATGCTGCCGCCTCCGGAGCCGACCTCGGCGATGTCGATGGACGGTGCCCGCACCGGGTATCCGGCGCCGGAGCTGAGGCCGCGGGCGACATTCATGCCGCCGCCGACCTCGTAGTCGGCCGACACGAACGGCTCGCCGTGCTCGATCAAGGATGCCTTGGCCGTGGTGCCGCCCATGTCGAACGCGACGACCGTGGACAGGCCGATCGCCTGGGCGAGCTTTTGCACCGCGGTGACGCCCGCTGCGGGGCCGGACTCGATGATCTGCACCGGTCGCCGCGCGACGGAGGCGGCGTCGAGCAGCCCCCCGCTGGACTGCATCACCAGCAGCGGGGCGCTCACCTTCTCCGCGCGCAGCGCCTCTTCCAGGCGGGTGAGGTAGCCGTGCACGGCTGGGCCGACGTAGGCGTTCACCGTTGCGGTGCTGGTGCGCTCGTACTCGTGTGGCTGCGGGGAGACATCGACCGACGCCGTGACGTAGACGCCGGGAAGCTCGGCTCGAAGCAGTTCGGCGACCCGCCGCTCCTCGTCGGGGCGGATGTAGGAGTTGAGCAGGCACACCGCCACCGCCCGGATCTCGTCCGCGCGCAGCCGGGCCGCAAGTGCGCGGACCTCGTCCTCGTCGGCCGGTGGATCGAGGCGCCCATCGGTCATGATCCGCTGGTCGAGTTCGTAGCGGTGTCGGCGCCGGGCCAGGGGCTCGGGCTTGGACCAGGACAGGTCGTAGAGCACCGGCCGCCGCAGCCGCCCGATCTCCAGCACGTCGCGGAAACCGCGGGTGGTGATCACTGCTGTGCGGACGCCGTTCTTCTCCAGGATCGCGTTGGTGGCCACGGTCGTGCCGTGCAGCATCGCGACCACGGCCTCCGGCCGGGCCGCAGCGGAGGAGAGGACGGCGGTGGTCGCCGCCACCACGCCGGCACCGTAATCGGGCGGGGTGGAGGGGACCTTCATCGGGACGACCTCTCCAGCCGGGCCCAGCGCGATGACGTCGGTGAAGGTGCCGCCGATGTCCGCGCCGACCCGCCAGCCGGCCGTTCGAGGATCGTGACTGAGGGGCACTGCGATCTCCTTGCTTCGATGAGGCTGGGATCACAGTACGAGCGAGTTGAGATATCAGCAATCCCCTGCTGCCACTTTTTTCCCATCTCTCGTCGTCACTACGTTAGGTAGCGACCAGCCACTGAACGTGCACAGCAGCTCGGTCGGTGGTTCTACCGCCGCAGGAAGCGGCGCTGTCGGCCGTCGTGGCGATGACTGCACAAGGTGCGTTTCGATTCGGCAGGTGCGCGTGCTCAACAGGGCCTGGCGGGCGCGGAGTGCAGCGGCACCCCAGTCCCGGCACGGTTTCGGTTGACGATCTTTCAGCCGTCAGGCTTGAGATATCAGGACTAGACATTGAGATTTCAGTGCCTTAGCTTTGCGACGACAAGCTGGCCATCGACCAAGGGATGAGCGAGATGCGTTGGCGGCGGTGCTCACCGTGACCGTCGTCATCGGGTGCGCGTGGAACGGCGCTGGGATCGCAGACGACCCAGCGGATGGCCACGCGGATGCCGGTGATGGGCGTCATCACCGTCGGCACCTACATCTTCGTCGGCAACTCGGGCGTACTGTTCTTCGGCCACGTCGTGATCGTCGCCGTGGGGGCGTACGCCACGGCGCTGACGACTCTTCCCCGAGGGTTGAAACAGGCGCTGCCGCCGCGCTTCCCCGCAGGCTGGCAGAGCTCGAATTCGGCCTGCCCGAGGCGCTGCTCGTCTCCGGTCTGCTATCAATTCTGGTCGCGGTCGTCTTCGCGCTGCTGACCATGCGGCTGGACGGGATGGCAACCGGCGTCGCGAGCCTGGCGCTGCCCGTCAGCGTCAACGCGGCGATCAGCAACGGGGACGCGGTGACGCGCGGTTCGCCGGGAATCGCTGGGTCCCGGCCGACCTCACCTTCGGCACGGCGGTGGCCTATACGCCCGTTTCCTCGGGGCGCTTACCCCGGGTGACGTCTGCCTCCAGCTCACGCTGCTCACTCTGATCGTCGGGCGGCGTGGGCCCGGTCGAGCTCACCCCCTCAGTGCAGGCCCCGCCGCGCCCGCTGGTCGCCTGCTGCGGGCGAACAACCGGAGCGCACCATGCTGCGACCGCCGCATGGCAGTCCCCGAGTCACATCATGCAAGACGACTTCGAAGAGATGACGGCCCTTGTGGCGGGCCGGGCCGAAGGCGAGTGGACGGCTTGCCACTCGCGGCTGCCCCGCCGCTGTCGGT
It encodes:
- a CDS encoding cysteine hydrolase family protein, with amino-acid sequence MIIGDVQRGITGGYPFARSVVPPLTELLPRARAAGALVVFVRFAFRANGADVPPGSALLTSFYEAGDAFHDGTFGTQIDLPVTPEDVVILKRRASAFAGTDLDLVLRARGVDRLAIAGVATSAMVAATCYDAADRGYRLAVLRDGCADGDPVMNDFFMDTVFPSRGIEVLPCARWRAEP
- a CDS encoding MFS transporter, which gives rise to MTSTADTVPDTVAPRTWRKVGIRIIPLIGVAYVASYIDRANVGYIAKPMSHDLGLNSSQIGLAAGLFFIGYVLVEVPSNMMLKRFGARRWIARIMITWGAITAATAAVNSATTLYIARLLLGFAEAGLAAGILLYLTFWFPRRQRSWALSGFFLMTPVSSIIGAPLAAALITWGQDVFGIAGWRSLFLVEGILTIGVSILILAFLPARPQDARWLDDQEKAAIEETLAAEAAEQRAHGAPSGLGEALTSGRVWAMAIAWSALAFGLYPLAFFLPTMISSIRHGTGAGNVDSVLLSAIPYAVAILTLLLWARFAARMTAVTATAIPMFLGATGLLLATFAKSGALFVPAVCLSVAGLMTAMPQFWRIPAIGLTGAAAASGIALINSVSNLSGFAGPYLTGSIEDATGSFTYALLTIAIIMIIGICVLFTAGRRMERLYGGRS
- a CDS encoding hydantoinase B/oxoprolinase family protein, producing the protein MIRDAVTFEVFRNAVTGIADEMAITILRTAHSQLVASSMDFSAALCDAQGRVIAQANTLPVHLGSIPAAMEAISEEFGGQVRPGDIYLLNDPSLGGMHLPDVFAVSPVFQEEVLLGYSVTVVNHTDVGGWAAGSMAVQSKSIFAEGVQIPPSRLVEAGVMNETFLRLILRNVREPELLRGDLESQLAACHTGAEGLRALAARHGVQGLEGLIDELLDYSETLLRAALAEAVSGTYEFTDHIDDDGLGSGPIPIRVKATLSESGIELDFTGSSPQVESALNATDSFTRSAAYAALQGVLASDIPANSGFYRPFTFVIPQASILNGQRPAARGARGLVGFRIIDAVLGALAPVFPSRVPAAGDGGPDGIAIGLVGADGESTVLWDPLSGAWGARPDRDGVDGISSLGANLTNTPVEELERSGHIRIDGYGYLPDSGGAGRWRGGLATFRDMTILTPEVTVQIRSDRRKFLPYGLAGGEQGTPSLNVLNLGGPGERVLESKPHLAMTAGTRHRHVTAGGGGHGSPFERAPERVLEDVLDGKVTRRGAQRDYGVVITGDAIDASATARSRDQARSRTADPSSLLAE
- a CDS encoding hydantoinase/oxoprolinase family protein, which gives rise to MPLSHDPRTAGWRVGADIGGTFTDVIALGPAGEVVPMKVPSTPPDYGAGVVAATTAVLSSAAARPEAVVAMLHGTTVATNAILEKNGVRTAVITTRGFRDVLEIGRLRRPVLYDLSWSKPEPLARRRHRYELDQRIMTDGRLDPPADEDEVRALAARLRADEIRAVAVCLLNSYIRPDEERRVAELLRAELPGVYVTASVDVSPQPHEYERTSTATVNAYVGPAVHGYLTRLEEALRAEKVSAPLLVMQSSGGLLDAASVARRPVQIIESGPAAGVTAVQKLAQAIGLSTVVAFDMGGTTAKASLIEHGEPFVSADYEVGGGMNVARGLSSGAGYPVRAPSIDIAEVGSGGGSIISVDAAGALHVGPASAGARPGPACYGQGGELPTLTDANVTLGYLNPTALAGGRVTIHPDLAAKALSVVAERLGGDVAASARGAYQVAVSSMTTAVKAVTSERGRDPREATLVAFGGAGPLYAAALAQELGISTVIIPVHPGLFSSIGLLVADTERHELTPYRPEFVEVSVLAEEFERLTAKVSAELGTGAVVDRLLDVRYRGQRFELRIQVPDGDVTDDLLAEVRARFHAEHERTYGRAGTDDLVELVNLRVRGRLPTPVSIADVLSLPAAAGGEPTTRECRFAETVSTPVMARSGLAAEPVDGPMIIEDMDATTLVPPGARAHRDQIGNIVITWSTT